A single window of Candidatus Limnocylindrales bacterium DNA harbors:
- a CDS encoding glycosyltransferase family 1 protein has translation MRIGIDARKLDDFGIGTYIRNLVHHLAKKDTRNTYILFCPPHHEPFELPGRNFSKVIEDAGKYSLKELVRLPFQMKYHKLDLFHAPHYTLPPLRPCKAVVTIHDVIHLRFPQYLPSVGAYYYAKGMMFLAARSASKIITVSQFCKKDIVEILKVPETKVEVIYNGVAEVYRWSTSSDFNSIENKVKTREFLNRFGITGPYLLYVGNFMAHKNLKTLMEAYRLLKDQSGFHHQLVLVGDNRKGRPELENFITTRQWQNEVILTGFVPWEWLPIFYRSADLFVFPSLYEGFGLPVLEAMACGVPVVASNRSSLPEIIGEAGVLVNPESPQEIAQAIWRVLSDSGLRTRLIRGGLDQARRFSWEETARKTLAVYQSVLTPGG, from the coding sequence ATGCGTATAGGAATTGATGCCAGAAAATTAGATGACTTTGGGATCGGTACGTATATTCGGAACTTGGTCCATCACCTTGCCAAGAAAGATACCCGCAATACCTATATTCTCTTTTGTCCCCCCCACCATGAACCCTTTGAACTACCGGGACGAAACTTTTCTAAAGTCATAGAAGATGCAGGTAAGTATTCCCTCAAAGAGCTGGTTCGACTTCCTTTCCAGATGAAGTATCATAAGCTTGATCTGTTCCATGCTCCGCATTATACTCTTCCCCCTCTGAGGCCGTGTAAGGCCGTTGTAACCATCCATGATGTGATCCATCTTCGATTTCCTCAATACCTGCCTTCTGTGGGAGCCTATTATTATGCTAAGGGGATGATGTTTTTGGCTGCCCGTTCGGCCAGCAAGATCATTACCGTTTCCCAGTTTTGCAAAAAAGATATTGTGGAAATATTAAAAGTTCCGGAGACTAAAGTCGAGGTCATCTATAACGGGGTTGCAGAGGTCTACAGGTGGAGTACTTCCTCTGATTTTAACTCTATAGAAAACAAGGTTAAGACCCGAGAATTCCTGAACAGGTTTGGAATCACAGGCCCTTATCTTCTGTATGTGGGAAATTTCATGGCCCATAAGAATTTAAAAACTTTAATGGAAGCCTATAGACTTTTAAAGGATCAATCAGGTTTTCACCATCAATTGGTCCTTGTAGGAGACAACAGGAAAGGTAGACCGGAGTTAGAAAACTTTATTACTACCCGACAATGGCAAAATGAAGTCATTTTGACAGGATTTGTTCCCTGGGAGTGGTTACCGATTTTTTATAGAAGCGCCGATCTTTTTGTTTTTCCTTCTTTATACGAAGGTTTTGGCCTTCCGGTGCTGGAGGCTATGGCTTGTGGAGTACCCGTAGTTGCTTCGAATCGATCATCTCTTCCCGAGATCATAGGAGAGGCCGGAGTCCTTGTAAATCCAGAATCCCCACAAGAGATAGCCCAAGCTATCTGGCGAGTTCTTTCCGATTCAGGTCTTCGCACCCGATTAATTCGCGGGGGGTTAGACCAGGCCCGGCGATTCTCCTGGGAAGAGACCGCCCGAAAGACACTGGCGGTTTATCAAAGTGTTTTAACTCCAGGAGGTTAA
- a CDS encoding fumarylacetoacetate hydrolase family protein: MKLVQFYLPGEGTRVGILDGEVILDITEKNRRSVIDLMEAAYEAGEGFESFLQRQWDQAKKTTGFSFRALNIPPDKSKPHLLIPIFPPEVWGAGVTYKRSAEMRDEDVTLQQKARSSLYDYVYNNPRPELFFKATTPRCVGPNDYITIRSDSKLTAAEPEIAFVIGKNQDILGYTISNDVSAWDIERENPLYLPQSKIFMGCCALGPVLVTTSQIDPYNLNMTCRILRDGKPIFEGSVHTSMIKRTFKELSEYLHRDNFVPMGTTVSTGTGIMIPNEYALKEGDYVEITVDGIGTLSNPVKQL; the protein is encoded by the coding sequence ATGAAACTCGTTCAGTTTTATCTTCCCGGAGAAGGAACTCGAGTAGGGATTCTGGATGGAGAGGTGATCCTGGATATTACCGAGAAAAACAGAAGAAGCGTTATAGACTTGATGGAAGCTGCTTATGAAGCAGGGGAAGGATTCGAATCTTTCCTTCAACGTCAATGGGATCAGGCAAAAAAAACAACTGGGTTCTCCTTTAGGGCCTTAAATATTCCCCCGGATAAATCTAAGCCCCATCTGTTAATTCCTATTTTTCCTCCTGAAGTTTGGGGAGCCGGGGTCACTTACAAGCGAAGTGCCGAGATGAGGGATGAAGATGTAACCCTCCAACAGAAGGCCCGAAGTAGCCTTTATGATTATGTTTACAACAATCCCCGACCGGAATTGTTTTTTAAAGCCACCACTCCCCGTTGTGTAGGTCCCAATGATTATATCACCATCCGCAGCGATTCTAAATTAACGGCTGCAGAACCGGAAATAGCCTTTGTAATCGGTAAAAATCAGGATATTTTAGGATATACCATCTCCAACGATGTCTCTGCCTGGGACATTGAGCGGGAGAATCCCCTTTACCTTCCTCAGTCTAAGATCTTTATGGGTTGTTGTGCGCTGGGACCTGTATTGGTTACAACCTCCCAGATAGACCCTTATAATCTCAATATGACCTGTAGGATTCTTCGGGATGGAAAGCCCATCTTTGAGGGTTCAGTCCATACCTCCATGATTAAGCGTACCTTTAAAGAGCTGAGTGAATATCTGCATCGCGATAATTTTGTTCCGATGGGAACCACTGTCTCCACAGGAACCGGTATCATGATACCTAATGAATATGCCTTGAAGGAAGGAGATTATGTGGAAATCACCGTGGACGGCATCGGGACGTTATCGAATCCGGTAAAACAGCTATAA
- a CDS encoding C-terminal binding protein, which yields MTDKIFRVVTTDYNFGNLDIEKAILSEIGAELIPRQCHSEEEVIEACRMADGIFNQAVPMPRRVIESLERCRVIARYGIGFDTIDIEAATEKGICVTNVTDYCIEEVAIHALGLFLACARKIVILNREVKRGNWCSGVPQLPRPIFRLEGQTFGLIGFGNIGRSLANKIRPLGLKIIANDPYIPREIGQAYGVELVSLEEVLRQSDYVSLHLPLNTETRNLIGESQLKWMKPTAFLINTARGPIINEKALIKALKEKWIAGAALDVLEKEPPEPDNVLLTLDNVILTPHAAWYSEDSVPELRRKAALNIRQVLEGYYPKYLVNPKVKEKVNLRSRD from the coding sequence ATGACAGACAAAATTTTTAGGGTGGTTACCACAGATTATAATTTCGGCAATCTTGACATTGAAAAAGCTATTCTCTCGGAAATTGGTGCTGAACTGATTCCCAGGCAGTGTCACTCAGAAGAAGAAGTCATCGAGGCATGCAGGATGGCAGATGGTATCTTTAATCAGGCTGTACCTATGCCGCGGCGCGTGATTGAATCTCTGGAAAGGTGTAGGGTAATTGCCCGATACGGAATTGGGTTTGATACCATAGATATAGAAGCCGCCACTGAAAAAGGAATTTGTGTAACCAACGTAACAGATTATTGTATTGAAGAAGTCGCCATCCATGCATTGGGATTATTTCTGGCCTGTGCCAGAAAAATTGTGATACTCAACCGGGAAGTCAAAAGGGGAAATTGGTGCTCAGGGGTCCCTCAGCTACCTCGTCCCATTTTTCGCCTGGAAGGGCAGACTTTTGGTCTTATAGGATTTGGAAATATTGGTCGAAGTCTGGCCAATAAAATCCGACCTCTTGGATTAAAGATTATTGCCAATGACCCCTATATTCCCAGGGAGATCGGGCAGGCTTATGGGGTAGAGCTGGTTTCCCTGGAGGAGGTTCTCAGACAATCCGATTATGTCTCCTTACATCTGCCCCTCAATACGGAAACCCGAAATCTCATCGGAGAATCTCAGCTTAAATGGATGAAACCCACTGCTTTTTTGATTAATACAGCCCGGGGTCCCATTATCAATGAAAAAGCTTTGATTAAGGCACTAAAAGAAAAATGGATAGCCGGGGCTGCACTGGATGTCCTTGAAAAAGAACCTCCCGAACCTGATAATGTTTTATTAACTCTGGATAATGTAATTTTAACTCCCCACGCTGCCTGGTATTCCGAAGATTCTGTCCCAGAACTACGAAGAAAAGCCGCCCTCAATATCCGGCAGGTCTTGGAAGGATATTATCCTAAATATTTGGTTAATCCAAAGGTAAAGGAGAAGGTAAATTTGCGATCCAGAGACTAG
- a CDS encoding alpha/beta fold hydrolase, translated as MTYSRKWIVGLSFCFMLSLVGFSVSKPVLIQFCPSLNQLVQLVEDDPQDLINREGRTPLILIHGIFGTKDLNHLDDTYWRNFLTYFKSTPALYEKFKVYRFHYLSNKCSISDLARGFGQQIDQMIRRGKLEDKPLVIIAHSMGGLIARAYMSSYTHKGIGNYAGQLGGERVLKLITLATPHHGTPAANKQARDALATQSAVLYGWMDALKFSDIAFWCSGGLSSCDNALVPNLPNRGAVRYDNFDQALPPSEYETSSERNDWLIKLNSKDPKNPDRRYDEKIIAYYGYIDPEDPYRLYLSDWYEGASRITGILTPVINFPYATVFNYHLGLIASNVLMDMGLSHAFPLNDGLVPVLSGSFYGYQIGGRRMFIGYDHLDMKDGKIDKFGEIPLFESIENDLLDLTTRAVISVSERPTAASDTGIQGPPAGNNRPIPAIHCSMPTTHCSFPALTPLVFNGTASTTDTTQNILSYSWDFGDGFTGTGEVIEHAYLVPGTYKVTLTVQTSLGDKHSATIWVNIRNPQIYVVPDTAWTRKFSISESPYIASYTWDFGDGTPPVQAAQVQHTYAQGGYYKVSLTLTFAEDYLKFGSKTLQTTTNVTVGVGPTIIPGGTLSSNETWLALGSPYLVRESVTVAEGAILTLEPGTVIKFSPRASLIVRGTLKALGTADQKVIFTSYRDASFKEGGETLTPPSSPPVPGDWGQIYFSNTSVDSLLTHAVIQYGQNNVQISGSSPVLTHNLIRYGAENGIYLSEDSKAILSQNIISENQTGITILASSPDITQNTFENNRHTGLRVDAKSSPRIIYNRFNQNEVALDITYGQDMNVILLNNEGLTVKDVARVQGTVSSNTIWNNKMVYTIDKTGLVVAPTGILALAPGSIVKGYPESFLTVRGILLTDGTYQNRVVFTSIKDDTLGGDTNGDGDATRPSPGDWKGIDFQNPEYGATSGVLRYCVIRYADKDFIQDGQNKEPDKEKVKDLHFPSMESLNDQGEKENDRSKVSSSPRNTEEELNSIGKTSAIFSRKNEDPELKMEENGGSVGNGGIPLALQPAIFDPNTLVPTPGAQNLMSRSFQDPASVPLLSTPVPPVSTPMVSAATPAEWTPQPALPLATPVSSTPIPIFAPLVSLPTVAKTIAPVPTPVPSSSLSPQTPDRSRSAGCGTPGNVTCNGPLLQPTPDRGGADTVSETPQPLASPLPVEESTTVPLTPTPAPSPLVVSWGTSEDIPVPEDYDGDNKADPAVWRPTNATWYVLLSSAGGRSGMSEVLTQVWGSREDKPVPADYDGDGRSDIAVWRPQTQKWLILNSSGGISIKQKGRNNRSNDFILPLLGDYNGDGIMDVALWHSSADQSDINMISLNKFIVYKWSTPGDIPISGDFDGDGKSEIAVWRPSEGAWYIPFSSAGSMILPWGFPGDIPVPADYDGDNQTDIAVWRPGEGTWYILLSSKGIFIQPLGRQGDIPVPADYDGDKKADLAVWRPQDGTWYILLSSHSSVISDPLSRITDGN; from the coding sequence ATGACCTATTCCCGGAAATGGATAGTAGGTCTTTCCTTCTGCTTTATGTTAAGCCTGGTAGGCTTTTCTGTCTCCAAACCAGTTCTGATCCAGTTTTGTCCTTCCCTTAATCAACTCGTCCAACTTGTAGAAGATGATCCCCAGGATTTGATTAATCGAGAGGGGCGTACTCCTTTAATTCTCATCCATGGAATTTTTGGGACGAAAGATCTGAATCACTTAGATGATACCTATTGGAGAAACTTCTTAACATACTTTAAATCAACTCCGGCATTATATGAAAAGTTCAAGGTTTATCGCTTTCATTATTTAAGCAATAAGTGTTCGATATCCGATCTGGCCAGAGGATTTGGTCAGCAGATCGATCAAATGATACGTCGTGGAAAGCTCGAAGATAAGCCTTTAGTCATTATTGCCCATAGTATGGGAGGGTTGATTGCAAGGGCTTATATGAGCAGTTATACCCATAAGGGTATTGGCAATTATGCCGGTCAATTAGGCGGTGAACGGGTATTAAAACTTATTACGCTGGCCACCCCCCATCACGGAACTCCTGCAGCAAATAAACAGGCCCGGGATGCTTTGGCTACCCAATCGGCGGTTTTGTATGGTTGGATGGATGCCTTAAAATTTAGTGATATTGCCTTTTGGTGTTCGGGCGGCCTTTCCTCTTGTGATAATGCCCTTGTACCCAATCTCCCCAATCGAGGCGCTGTCAGATACGATAATTTTGATCAGGCCCTTCCCCCTTCTGAATACGAAACAAGTTCGGAGCGAAATGATTGGCTGATTAAACTGAACAGTAAAGATCCTAAAAATCCGGACAGGCGTTACGATGAAAAAATTATTGCCTACTATGGCTATATCGATCCGGAGGATCCCTACCGGTTGTATTTATCTGATTGGTATGAAGGGGCCAGTCGAATTACAGGAATTCTAACTCCTGTTATCAACTTCCCCTATGCCACTGTTTTCAATTACCATTTAGGACTTATCGCTTCTAATGTCTTGATGGATATGGGTCTTTCCCATGCCTTTCCTTTAAATGATGGTCTGGTTCCCGTACTCAGTGGAAGTTTTTATGGTTATCAGATAGGCGGACGACGAATGTTCATCGGATATGATCATTTAGACATGAAAGACGGAAAGATAGACAAATTTGGAGAGATCCCCCTCTTTGAGTCTATCGAGAATGATCTTTTAGATTTAACCACCCGGGCGGTCATTTCGGTGAGTGAAAGACCGACAGCGGCAAGCGATACAGGAATCCAGGGACCGCCGGCAGGAAATAACAGGCCAATACCCGCTATCCATTGTTCCATGCCCACCACCCACTGCAGTTTTCCTGCTTTGACTCCCCTTGTTTTTAATGGGACGGCCTCTACAACCGATACGACTCAAAATATCCTTTCCTACTCCTGGGACTTCGGGGATGGTTTTACAGGTACAGGAGAAGTTATAGAGCATGCTTATCTGGTCCCGGGCACTTACAAGGTGACCTTGACCGTTCAAACCAGTTTAGGAGATAAACACAGTGCCACGATCTGGGTAAATATCCGTAATCCTCAGATTTATGTCGTTCCGGATACGGCATGGACCAGAAAATTTAGCATTTCCGAATCTCCTTATATAGCTTCTTATACCTGGGATTTTGGAGATGGAACTCCCCCGGTCCAGGCGGCCCAGGTCCAACATACTTACGCACAAGGTGGGTATTATAAAGTTTCCTTAACCTTAACCTTTGCAGAGGATTATCTTAAGTTTGGTTCTAAGACTTTACAAACTACAACCAATGTTACGGTGGGAGTCGGTCCGACCATAATTCCCGGAGGAACTCTTTCCTCCAATGAAACCTGGCTGGCCCTGGGGAGTCCTTATCTGGTTCGTGAATCGGTAACGGTTGCCGAAGGTGCTATCCTGACCCTGGAACCGGGTACCGTGATCAAATTCAGTCCCAGGGCTTCTCTCATTGTGAGGGGTACTTTAAAAGCCCTGGGTACTGCGGATCAAAAGGTTATTTTTACTTCCTATCGGGATGCTTCTTTTAAAGAGGGTGGAGAAACTCTTACTCCCCCATCTTCTCCACCGGTTCCGGGGGACTGGGGCCAGATTTACTTTTCCAATACCAGTGTGGATAGCCTGTTGACCCATGCGGTGATTCAATATGGGCAGAATAATGTACAAATTTCAGGTTCCTCTCCGGTTCTAACCCATAACTTGATCCGATACGGAGCCGAGAATGGTATTTATTTATCTGAAGATTCAAAGGCAATCCTTTCACAAAATATTATTTCCGAAAACCAAACCGGTATTACCATCCTGGCTTCTTCGCCGGATATAACCCAAAATACCTTTGAAAATAACCGACACACCGGGCTTAGAGTAGATGCCAAATCAAGTCCCCGAATTATTTATAATAGGTTCAATCAAAATGAGGTTGCTTTGGATATTACGTACGGCCAGGATATGAACGTTATTCTATTAAATAACGAAGGCTTGACGGTTAAGGATGTGGCCCGGGTTCAGGGGACTGTTTCGTCGAATACCATCTGGAATAATAAGATGGTTTATACCATCGATAAAACCGGTTTGGTGGTAGCTCCGACCGGTATTTTAGCTTTAGCCCCCGGCTCCATTGTAAAAGGCTATCCCGAGAGTTTCCTGACCGTTCGGGGAATACTTTTAACCGATGGAACCTATCAGAATAGAGTTGTTTTTACCTCTATTAAGGATGATACCCTGGGAGGAGATACCAATGGAGATGGAGATGCGACCCGGCCTTCTCCGGGGGATTGGAAGGGGATAGACTTCCAGAACCCGGAATATGGGGCTACCTCTGGCGTACTGCGATACTGTGTCATCCGATATGCCGATAAGGATTTTATCCAGGATGGACAGAATAAGGAACCGGACAAAGAAAAGGTTAAAGACCTTCATTTCCCCTCTATGGAATCCCTGAATGATCAAGGAGAAAAAGAGAATGATCGGAGTAAGGTCTCTTCCTCACCTCGTAATACCGAAGAAGAACTTAATTCGATTGGCAAAACTTCGGCCATCTTCTCTAGAAAAAACGAAGATCCTGAGTTAAAGATGGAGGAAAATGGGGGAAGTGTTGGCAATGGAGGAATTCCTTTAGCCCTTCAACCAGCTATATTCGACCCCAATACCCTGGTTCCAACTCCTGGGGCTCAGAACCTGATGTCACGATCCTTTCAGGATCCCGCTTCGGTACCTCTCTTATCCACGCCTGTACCTCCGGTATCTACTCCCATGGTTTCGGCGGCCACACCGGCTGAGTGGACTCCACAACCTGCATTACCCCTGGCAACTCCGGTTTCCTCAACACCTATTCCGATATTTGCTCCCCTGGTCTCTTTACCGACAGTGGCAAAAACCATAGCTCCTGTTCCCACCCCTGTACCTTCTTCGTCTTTATCCCCACAAACTCCGGATAGGAGTAGAAGTGCCGGATGCGGTACCCCTGGTAATGTAACCTGTAACGGTCCTTTATTGCAACCGACTCCGGATAGGGGTGGAGCCGATACCGTATCGGAAACCCCTCAGCCGTTGGCTTCGCCCTTACCGGTTGAAGAATCTACCACCGTACCTTTAACACCAACCCCTGCGCCTTCTCCCCTTGTGGTGAGTTGGGGGACGTCAGAGGATATTCCGGTTCCTGAGGATTATGATGGAGATAATAAAGCCGACCCGGCAGTATGGCGTCCTACCAATGCAACCTGGTATGTACTTTTAAGTTCAGCCGGTGGGAGGTCTGGTATGTCGGAAGTTTTAACCCAGGTGTGGGGATCTCGGGAGGATAAGCCTGTACCTGCCGATTACGACGGGGATGGTCGAAGTGATATAGCCGTGTGGCGCCCGCAAACTCAAAAATGGCTTATCCTCAACTCCTCTGGAGGTATTAGTATAAAACAGAAAGGCAGGAATAACCGATCTAATGACTTTATCCTCCCCCTATTGGGAGATTATAATGGGGATGGAATTATGGATGTAGCCCTTTGGCATTCCTCTGCCGACCAGTCCGATATAAACATGATTTCACTCAATAAATTCATTGTGTATAAATGGAGTACTCCCGGGGATATTCCTATCTCTGGAGACTTTGATGGCGATGGAAAATCAGAGATAGCCGTATGGCGACCCAGCGAAGGGGCCTGGTATATTCCTTTTTCTTCAGCCGGATCTATGATTCTACCCTGGGGCTTTCCAGGGGATATACCGGTCCCTGCCGACTATGATGGAGATAATCAAACAGACATAGCAGTTTGGCGCCCCGGTGAGGGAACCTGGTACATTTTGCTCTCTTCCAAGGGAATTTTTATCCAGCCTCTGGGCAGGCAAGGAGATATCCCGGTTCCGGCCGATTATGATGGGGACAAAAAAGCCGATCTGGCGGTTTGGCGTCCTCAAGATGGAACCTGGTATATTCTTCTTTCTTCCCATTCATCGGTCATTTCGGATCCATTGTCCAGGATAACCGACGGCAATTAG
- the glmU gene encoding bifunctional sugar-1-phosphate nucleotidylyltransferase/acetyltransferase, which translates to MKALILAAGRGSNLHPLTDTRPKPMIYMCGKPVLQYIIESLREIGVHDIILVVGHKKEKIINYFRRGEDFKVSISYIEQENQTGIGDAVMLAEDRFAIGEHFFLVYADIIFQPNIFLAAQMSFNALKAPIATITLAPSSELYGNVYLDRDVQITRIVEKPYREAGLSYTGGGNYVLAGVFILSAEFFSLLKTVDGDIKRGFDLLIDQNNLFASIFEGEWIDLGYPWNIIDANKLLMKSFTHAHIANSVNFDGSVTIRGPVYIEDGVLIKSGAVINGPCYIGKGSFIGNNVLVREYTSIGSRCTIGFGVELKNCVLFENCKVGRLSFIGDSVLGEGVEIASGVMTVNNLMTDETVKVKTYAGTQQNVPPTDSHLRKLGSFIGDYAKVGASNTLLPGTVIPSGTYIPHQGTQWE; encoded by the coding sequence ATGAAAGCTCTGATCTTAGCTGCCGGGCGAGGAAGTAACCTTCATCCGCTAACCGATACCCGCCCAAAACCTATGATTTACATGTGCGGGAAGCCGGTTCTGCAATATATCATTGAAAGTCTTCGGGAAATAGGGGTCCATGATATTATTCTGGTTGTGGGACATAAAAAAGAAAAAATCATCAATTATTTTCGGCGTGGAGAAGATTTTAAGGTCTCGATCAGCTATATTGAACAAGAAAATCAAACCGGAATTGGGGATGCTGTCATGTTAGCTGAAGATAGATTCGCCATAGGTGAGCATTTCTTTCTGGTTTACGCCGATATCATCTTCCAACCCAATATTTTCCTGGCAGCCCAAATGTCCTTTAATGCTTTAAAAGCACCCATCGCGACCATTACGTTGGCCCCCTCATCGGAACTTTATGGAAATGTCTACTTAGACCGGGACGTTCAAATCACCCGAATTGTAGAAAAGCCTTATCGAGAGGCCGGACTATCCTATACAGGTGGAGGTAATTATGTACTGGCAGGGGTTTTTATTCTTTCTGCCGAGTTTTTCTCTTTACTCAAAACGGTAGATGGCGACATCAAGCGAGGTTTTGACCTCCTGATCGATCAAAACAATTTATTTGCTTCTATTTTTGAAGGAGAATGGATCGATTTAGGGTACCCCTGGAATATCATAGATGCCAATAAACTGCTTATGAAGTCCTTTACCCATGCCCATATTGCCAACAGCGTGAATTTTGATGGAAGTGTCACGATTCGCGGTCCGGTTTACATCGAAGACGGCGTGCTGATTAAATCCGGAGCCGTTATCAACGGGCCCTGTTATATCGGAAAGGGATCCTTTATCGGAAATAATGTTTTAGTACGGGAGTATACTTCCATCGGAAGCCGTTGTACCATAGGGTTTGGGGTAGAGTTGAAAAATTGCGTTCTCTTTGAGAACTGTAAAGTAGGGCGTCTTTCCTTCATAGGAGATAGTGTACTGGGAGAAGGCGTAGAAATTGCCTCAGGTGTCATGACGGTGAATAATTTGATGACCGACGAAACCGTTAAGGTTAAAACCTATGCCGGAACCCAACAGAATGTCCCCCCTACCGACAGCCATCTTAGAAAACTCGGGTCCTTCATCGGCGATTATGCTAAAGTCGGAGCCAGCAATACCCTTCTTCCCGGTACGGTGATTCCCTCGGGTACTTATATCCCCCACCAGGGAACCCAATGGGAGTAG
- a CDS encoding cupin domain-containing protein, with product MSYFHKWSEFPEVQGLRAGASRRTVSGQKITIVKAEIRPGTQFDGKLHSHPSEQMVLMLEGRLRLRIEDEERWIEPGDVVCIPEGLYHGATGVGESGAKYFEIFSPIRVDYLIGYLGPSQIKFQE from the coding sequence ATGTCCTACTTTCATAAATGGAGCGAATTTCCTGAAGTCCAGGGGTTGCGTGCTGGTGCGAGTCGAAGGACGGTAAGCGGTCAAAAAATTACAATAGTTAAAGCCGAAATTCGACCCGGAACCCAATTTGATGGGAAGTTACATAGTCATCCTTCGGAACAGATGGTACTGATGTTGGAAGGACGACTCAGGCTCAGGATAGAAGATGAAGAACGGTGGATAGAGCCTGGAGATGTGGTTTGTATTCCGGAAGGGTTATACCATGGTGCGACCGGAGTAGGAGAATCAGGAGCTAAATATTTTGAAATCTTTTCTCCTATTCGAGTTGATTATTTAATAGGCTATTTAGGTCCTTCTCAGATAAAGTTCCAGGAATAA
- the rimI gene encoding ribosomal protein S18-alanine N-acetyltransferase, which translates to MPFQIIIEKAGLKHIDAIAEIERSSFVAPWSRKMLLSELEGHDFSHAHIAKIQEDPTKKPVIAGYIFFWSVADEIHIINIAVHPRFRKMGIGRRLIQVALDYGRKTGARHAFLEVRVSNLNAQHLYTKMGFKVTGMRRGYYTDNREDALVMKYVFENDKNQKPEFGSQNLEDSKF; encoded by the coding sequence ATGCCTTTCCAAATTATTATTGAAAAAGCCGGTCTTAAGCATATCGATGCTATTGCAGAAATAGAGAGAAGTTCCTTTGTGGCTCCCTGGTCTCGGAAGATGTTGCTTTCGGAGCTAGAAGGACATGATTTTTCCCATGCTCACATCGCAAAAATTCAAGAAGATCCCACCAAAAAGCCAGTTATAGCAGGCTATATCTTTTTTTGGTCGGTAGCCGATGAGATTCATATCATCAATATTGCTGTACATCCCAGGTTTAGAAAGATGGGAATAGGCCGGAGACTGATTCAGGTGGCTTTAGATTATGGGAGAAAAACTGGTGCTCGCCATGCCTTTCTAGAAGTGCGGGTTTCCAACCTGAATGCCCAACATCTTTACACGAAAATGGGGTTCAAGGTAACAGGAATGCGTCGGGGATACTATACCGATAATCGAGAAGATGCCCTGGTTATGAAATATGTGTTTGAAAACGATAAGAACCAGAAGCCAGAATTTGGGAGTCAGAATTTAGAAGACTCTAAATTCTGA